The proteins below come from a single Rosa rugosa chromosome 2, drRosRugo1.1, whole genome shotgun sequence genomic window:
- the LOC133728849 gene encoding zinc transporter 1-like: MRKLTLSSTLLLLLLFVPILVSAECTCSDESQGRDKGEALKFKLVAISSILIASAIGVSLPMLGKKIPTLRPENDIFFMIKAFAAGVILATGFIHVLPDAFESLTSPCLSQRPWGDFPFTGFIAMLSAIGTMMIDTFATSYYRRSHFNKALPVKDDQEMNGVHDGHVHVHTHATHGHAHGSDAIVLEDSSSSFELVRRRIISQVLELGIVVHSVIIGVSLGASQSPKTIKPLVAALTFHQFFEGMGLGGCICQANFKSKAIATMVLFFSLTTPIGIAVGMGVSSFYKENSSAALTVEGAFNSASAGILIYMALVDLLAADFMNPRMQSNLRIQLGANLSLVLGSGCMSLLAKWA; the protein is encoded by the exons ATGAGAAAGCTTACTCTATCttccactcttcttcttcttttgctgtTCGTCCCCATCTTGGTTTCTGCAGAATGTACTTGCAGTGATGAATCCCAAGGCCGCGACAAGGGGGAGGCTCTCAAGTTCAAGCTAGTTGCAATAAGTTCAATCCTCATAGCCAGTGCTATTGGTGTCTCTCTCCCAATGTTGGGCAAGAAAATCCCAACTTTGCGTCCTGAAAATGATATTTTCTTCATGATCAAAGCCTTTGCAGCCGGTGTGATACTAGCCACCGGGTTCATCCATGTCTTGCCGGATGCATTTGAAAGCTTAACAAGCCCCTGCCTCAGCCAAAGGCCATGGGGGGATTTCCCGTTCACCGGCTTCATTGCAATGCTTTCGGCTATAGGGACGATGATGATCGACACCTTTGCTACTAGCTATTATAGAAGATCACATTTCAATAAAGCACTGCCAGTGAAAGATGACCAAGAAATGAATGGCGTGCATGATGGTCATGTTCATGTTCATACTCATGCCACACATGGTCACGCCCATGGATCGGACGCGATAGTCTTGGAGGATTCATCGTCTTCTTTCGAGCTCGTCAGGCGACGAATAATATCACAG GTCCTGGAGCTTGGGATTGTGGTTCATTCTGTAATCATTGGAGTATCTTTAGGTGCCTCTCAGAGTCCCAAGACAATCAAGCCTCTAGTTGCAGCGCTGACATTCCATCAATTTTTTGAAGGCATGGGCCTTGGCGGTTGCATCTGCCAG GCTAACTTCAAGTCGAAGGCCATTGCAACTATGGTACTTTTCTTCTCCCTCACCACCCCAATTGGAATAGCTGTTGGAATGGGGGTGTCAAGTTTTTACAAGGAGAATAGCAGTGCTGCTCTGACTGTGGAAGGAGCATTCAACTCTGCTTCAGCTGGGATCCTAATCTACATGGCTCTGGTTGACCTTCTAGCAGCTGACTTTATGAATCCTAGAATGCAGAGTAACCTTAGGATCCAGCTTGGGGCTAATCTTTCACTTGTTTTAGGGTCAGGGTGTATGTCTCTCTTGGCCAAATGGGCATGA